The Primulina huaijiensis isolate GDHJ02 chromosome 17, ASM1229523v2, whole genome shotgun sequence genome window below encodes:
- the LOC140963423 gene encoding citrate synthase, mitochondrial-like isoform X2, with protein sequence MLKKEYGKVPLGDITVDMVLGGMRGMTGLLWETSLLDPEEGIRFRGMSIPECQNVLPAAKPGGEPLPEGLLWLLLTGKDQE encoded by the exons ATGCTAAAGAAAGAATATGGAAAGGTTCCGTTGGGTGACATTACTGTTGATATG GTACTCGGTGGTATGAGAGGTATGACAGGGTTATTGTGGGAAACCTCATTGCTTGATCCAGAAGAG GGAATTCGCTTCCGGGGCATGTCCATTCCCGAATGTCAGAATGTGTTACCTGCAGCAAAGCCTGGTGGAGAACCATTGCCCGAGGGTCTCTTATGGCTT
- the LOC140962784 gene encoding GTP 3',8-cyclase, mitochondrial-like: MRPYISKIEWNSGLRSFSSDSCSIISRILNKSGNGPVLRSGCMNDTVPKLYATLCEKQASDVQKDNPTSDMLVDSFGRLHTYLRISLTERCNLRCQYCMPAEGLELTPSTRLLSQNEIIRLAGLFVSSGVTKVRLTGGEPTIRKDIEEICLELSSLNGLKTLAMTTNGIILANKLPRLRECGLSLLNISLDTLVPAKFEFVTRRKGHDRVMKSIDAAIESGYNPVKVNCVVMRGFNDDEICDFVELTREKPINVRFIEFMPFDGNVWNVKKLVPYSEMLDILVKKFTGLQRIEDDPTETAKNFRIDGHLGRVSFITSMTEHFCAGCNRLRLLADGNFKVCLFGPSEVSLRDPLRHGVDDNELKEIIGAAVKRKKAAHAGMFDLAKTPNRPMIHIGG; the protein is encoded by the exons ATGCGGCCCTACATCTCCAAGATTGAATGGAATTCGGGTTTGAGAAGTTTCAGCTCC GATAGCTGTTCTATCATCTCTCGTATTCTAAATAAAAGCGGTAATGGTCCGGTTCTGAGAAGTGGTTGTATGAATGACACTGTGCCAAAGTTATATGCTACTCTATGTGAAAAACAAGCCTCAGATGTACAGAAAGATAATCCTACATCAGATATGTTGGTTGATTCGTTTGGGAGGCTGCATACTTATTTAAGGATCTCCTTGACAGAACGCTGTAATTTGCGATGCCAGTACTGTATGCCTGCTGAAGGTCTGGAACTTACTCCTAGTACCCGACTTCTCTCTCAGAATGAAATCATACGTCTCGCTGGTCTGTTTGTCAGTTCTGGGGTTACGAAAGTTCGCCTGACTGGTGGGGAGCCAACCATCAGGAAGGATATTGAAGAAATTTGCTTAGAGCTGTCAAGTCTAAATGGATTAAAAACTCTGGCAATGACCACCAATGGAATTATCCTGGCAAATAAACTTCCAAGATTAAGAGAATGTGGACTTAGCTTGCTGAATATAAGTTTAGACACGTTGGTTCCTGCAAAGTTTGAATTCGTGACCAGACGGAAAGGCCATGACAGAGTAATGAAATCAATTGATGCTGCTATAGAATCAGGATATAATCCGGTCAAA GTAAACTGTGTTGTTATGCGTGGATTCAATGACGATGAAATTTGTGATTTTGTTGAACTGACGCGTGAGAAGCCAATCAATGTGCGGTTCATTGAGTTCATGCCTTTCGATGGGAATGTGTGGAATGTGAAGAAACTCGTACCTTACTCTGAAATGTTGGATATACTG GTTAAAAAATTTACAGGACTTCAAAGGATTGAGGATGATCCCACAGAAACAGCCAAGAACTTCAGAATAGATGGGCATCTGGGTAGGGTTTCTTTCATCACGTCAATGACGGAGCATTTTTGTGCTGGTTGTAACAGACTCAGACTTCTAGCTGATGGGAACTTTAAAGTTTGCCTCTTTGGTCCGTCAGAG GTCAGCTTGAGGGATCCTTTGCGTCACGGTGTTGATGATAACGAACTGAAGGAAATTATAGGAGCAGCG GTCAAGAGGAAGAAAGCAGCTCATGCTGGAATGTTCGACCTTGCGAAGACGCCAAATAGACCAATGATACATATTGGTGGCTAG
- the LOC140962785 gene encoding VQ motif-containing protein 25-like, which translates to MKSHPYSTSLVPAKLALHNESRTISKLKPKIRIIHIVAPEIIKTDVHNFRELVQRLTGKPEERKESEKQVSDFPSVAFPSKTCGRKPKKNMKPAIVPALQIKHRIKESEEIIWGDNPSALLGFLGDVDGFIHDVNVFPLLPFRSSQINTFGEIPLF; encoded by the coding sequence ATGAAGTCACACCCGTATAGCACAAGTTTAGTACCAGCTAAGTTGGCCTTGCACAATGAATCTCGTACAATCTCTAAACTCAAGCCCAAAATACGTATAATTCACATCGTTGCACCAGAGATTATAAAGACAGATGTTCACAATTTCAGAGAGCTAGTTCAGAGACTTACAGGCAAACCCgaggaaagaaaagaaagcgAGAAGCAAGTGAGTGACTTTCCATCCGTAGCATTTCCTTCAAAGACGTGCGGAAGGAAGCCAAAAAAGAACATGAAACCAGCAATTGTGCCTGCATTGCAAATTAAACATAGAATCAAGGAGAGTGAAGAAATAATTTGGGGCGATAATCCGAGTGCACTTTTGGGTTTTCTTGGAGATGTGGATGGGTTTATTCACGACGTGAATGTGTTTCCTCTGCTTCCATTCAGGTCTTCTCAGATCAATACATTTGGTGAGATTCCACTATTCTAG